The Polypterus senegalus isolate Bchr_013 chromosome 9, ASM1683550v1, whole genome shotgun sequence genome includes a window with the following:
- the zgc:162592 gene encoding adenosine receptor A2b: MTTDMSITINYTWPVDEEAYSGKELEENRSAYLQHADMSHRSVKIGIISVLGTLIILGNMAVIMVIASSVAGWSKNTRYFLISLTGADAALALIVVPLNLYGSLVKDYSEEPDSYCHIVAFFNSSIFASCMYALATISLERYVAVFYPLHYTSLMTKNRIRSLIAAAWFFPPVLLFPISIPGGFVRVYFSSASLVCNPDYSSNVAYSLTLTGLIFFPCSIIMTMANLRLWFAARRQRNMFKNHEFRIRAGPDSASRVLVPVMIVYYTCWAPCMVTIIYTAISQKAVPEWIEFFAVWLPSANGFLNCIVYFWLNRSFRKKFMLLGHRLCVVLCHRPEKIVRFRGPGTVSVVSYTWENNNTLQERACSVSSSCTLLSRHETESHL; encoded by the exons ATGACAACAGACATGTCCATTACCATTAATTATACATGGCCAGTTGATGAGGAGGCCTACAGCGGGAAGGAACTAGAAGAAAACCGCTCTGCATACCTCCAGCATGCAGACATGTCTCACCGCTCAGTCAAAATTGGCATTATATCGGTGTTGGGCACCCTAATTATTTTAGGTAACATGGCCGTGATCATGGTGATCGCATCATCTGTGGCTGGCTGGTCCAAAAATACACGATATTTCTTGATCTCCCTGACCGGAGCAGACGCTGCCTTAGCTCTCATCGTCGTCCCCCTAAACCTTTACGGGAGTTTGGTGAAGGACTACAGCGAGGAACCCGATTCCTACTGTCACATCGTTGCATTTTTCAACTCGTCCATATTTGCTTCTTGTATGTATGCACTGGCCACCATTAGCCTGGAGAGATACGTTGCCGTGTTTTACCCCTTGCACTATACCTCCTTGATGACCAAGAACAGAATTCGCAGCCTGATCGCCGCCGCCTGGTTCTTTCCCCCCGTGCTCCTGTTTCCAATTTCAATCCCCGGGGGATTTGTCCGGGTGTATTTTTCCAGCGCGTCTTTAGTATGCAACCCGGACTATTCGAGCAACGTTGCCTATTCGCTGACTCTTACCGGCCTTATCTTTTTCCCCTGTTCTATCATTATGACTATGGCCAACCTTCGTCTCTGGTTTGCAGCAAGGAGGCAGAGGAATATGTTTAAAAACCACGAGTTCCGAATTAGGGCAGGACCAGACTCTGCCTCACGAGTCCTAGTGCCCGTCATGATCGTGTATTACACTTGCTGGGCACCCTGCATGGTCACCATTATTTACACAG cAATTTCCCAAAAGGCTGTTCCTGAGTGGATAGAGTTTTTTGCAGTTTGGCTGCCCAGTGCTAATGGTTTCCTTAACTGCATTGTCTACTTTTGGCTCAACCGCAGTTTTCGTAAGAAGTTCATGCTTCTAGGCCATCGGCTATGTGTTGTGCTTTGCCATAGGCCAGAGAAGATAGTGAGATTTCGAGGACCCGGTACGGTCAGCGTGGTGAGCTACACATGGGAGAATAACAATACACTCCAAGAGCGTGCCTGCAGTGTCTCCTCCAGCTGCACGCTACTATCACGTCATGAAACAGAAAGCCATTTGTGA